One Streptococcus sp. VT 162 genomic window, CAGAGATGAATATTTGACGATTTTTTTCATGTCAATTTCCTCCAAAATAGAATACTTTACTATCTTAACAGAAAATATTTTTTTTCGCCATTATATGATATCTATCTCGGTGATAGGTTTTTTTTATGGCTGACTAAAAGACTAGACGCAAGACTGCAATCAAGACCACTCCAAAAAGAACCGTACCCACTAGATTGCGGTAGCGAAAGGCTATCCAAGCCGTTGGAAAGACTGCTAAAAAGTCCAGCCATTTGATCTGGGGAAGGCTGCCAACCTTTCCAGTCACCACGCTTGAAAGGATCAAGGCAAAGATAATGGAAACAGGCAAGAACTTCAAAAACCGCTCAACGATAGCTGGCAACCCCTTGTACTTAACCAAGATGAAGGGAATCATACGGGGAATCCAAGTCACTAGGCCTGAAAAGATAACGGCTAACAAAAGATATTTACTGACCATCTAAGACCACCCCCATGGTACAACCTAGCAAGGTCGCAAACAAAACAGCTAGCGACTGAGACACTACTGTCAAGAGCAAAAAGAAGGACACCGCAACAACGGCTAGGATCCGCAGCAGATTCCGTACAGGAACCCGTCTTTGCATAATCTGAAATTGCGAAGTAAAAATCCCGATAAACATCCCAACAAGGGCAAAGTCTAAGCCAAAGACTTCAGGATTTGGAAGAAGGCCACCTAAAGCTGTCCCCGCCACTGTCCCAATAAACCAGGCTACATAACTATTGAGATTGTTCCCGTGCATCCACATAGGATGGACTTTGTCTGTATGGGCTAATTCGCCCATCAAAACTCCATAGGTCTCATCAGTCAAGAGGCTAGACATACCGATGTTTTGCCAGAGACTAGTATGACGGAAATAGGTCGATGCATGCAAGCTCAGCAAAAAGAGTCGCAAGTTGATCAAAAAAACTGTCATAGCAATGGCTGCCACAGGCGCTTGTACCGCAATCAGTGCCAACATGGCAAACTGGGCACTCCCAGCATAAACAAAGAGGCTCATCAAGCCCATCTCAACAGGTGTCACATAAGGCGCACCAATAATCCCACAGGCTAGACCAATGCTGACATAGCCAAGAGCAGTCGGCATGGCCGCCTGTACACCTTCCCAAAATCCTTTTTCTTTCATCCTTCTCCTCATATTCTCTCCAATTGAGGCTGTTCATCATCACAGCCACAGCACGGACTATTATAACATATTCAAAGAAGAGAAAAAAGTTTCGGATTCGAAACCTATTGCCAGAAAAAGTGCTGAAGAGGAAGCATCATGGATACATGAGAAATTGATCCACTCGGATAGTATACTTATCGGTTTCTGTGCCTGTAGCATATTTATTTTCTGTTGGATAGACATCGATCCAGAGTTCCCACTGTTGTCCTTTTAACTTGACCTTGTAGCGATAACCGTCATCATAGAGGCCTACTGTCTCAGTTGTCATGGACTGGTAATCTGGGAGTTCTTCCAGTTCTTTTTTTACAGTCTGGGATAAGTTATCGAGCAATGCTTGCTGCTCAGCTTTTGAGGTAACGAGAAAATAAGCCGCTACTGTTTCCAAACGATGCGATTTTGAAAATGTAAAGGTCGCTCGGCCTGGATAGCCTTTCAAAGTAATCTGCTCATAGTGATAGAAAAGGCGACCTGTTTTATAAAAATACGGGTCTTCTGCACGCCAGGTATCGCGATAGGCCATTTCTGTTTCCTCCTCCACCTCGCTAGCATTTCCAAATACTTCTTCAAAAGATTTAGGAGACATACCGAACGAAAGGGATTCAAACAAAACCAGTTGTGTCCTTTTGATATTCTGGCAAGCTGATAAAAGCATGAGTAAAGCTCCAAGAGCAAGCAAACTACTGATTATTTTTGTAAATTTCATATTTCTACTATACAAAAAAAGGGTAGGATTTGTCCAAGATAAAAGAGTCAACAATTAACTGACTCTTTATTCTATGGTATAGAAGGAAAGGATTACGATGCATGCCTCCGATATTGACTAATCCCAACCCCATACTCCTTATCTTCAGGCTTTTCATGATATCCAAGTTCTGTCGAATAAACCTCGACCCTGAGATCCTCCGTTTGCCCTTGTAATTTGACTTTATATTGATAAGAATCTTGATCTAGTCCTACCATTTCAACTGTCATAGACTGATAGTCTGGTAAAGATTCAATTTCTGTTTTTATAGCCTGCGATAGTTTGCCAAGTAGTTCTTTCTGTTCCATTTTTGAAGCAACAGGAAAAGAAGCCCTCGCTTCTTCCAAGGTATGCCATTTTGAAAACGTAAAATCTGCGCGGATAGTATAGCCTTCCCATCTCATATTTTCGTAATAGTAGAAAAGGCGACCTGTTTTATAGAAATACGGGTCTTCTGCACGCCAAGTATCACGATAGGCCATTTCCTCCTCTTCCACGACTTTGTCAGCTGCTACAAATGAATTTTCAAAAGATTCTACAGACATATAAAACGAAAGCGATTTAAACATGACTAACTGCGTACTAGGAAATTCCAAATTTTTAAAATTTTGGTAAGATTTTATAAATAAGATTATCACTCCAAGAGCAAGTAAACCACTGATTATTTTTGTAAATTTCATATTTCTACTATACAAAAAAAGTCTATGATTGACAAACTTTGATAGAGTCGGATTTCGTGGTTAGATTCTAAAATTACTTTTTCATTTAAGGTAACAAGGAATTGAGCAAAAACTAGTAACAGATAGTCAAAATAAAAAAGACTGAAACTGTACTGCACCCCAAAAGTTAGACAGAAAAATCTAACTTTTGGGGTGCAGTACAGAGATTATCTTTTTCATTCTATTTTCTCCTATACTATGAAACAAAGACAGTATAACACGAAAACTGCCCTAACTCAAACTTGGATAGCTGAGATGCTGTCAGTCCATCACAAGCTACATCTGACTGCTTGAGTTTTCTAGTCAATCGCAATTCCTTGTAAAATTCTCCCAATGCCATCTTTTCAATCATGACCAAACTCCTGTCCAAAACCCTCTTTACTATTCCATTCGTAAATACTTTTCCTTTTTTAACATATTATAAAATATTGGAACTATATACCAGTTTACACTAGACACAAGATATAGTGCTTACGAGAATATCAAAAAGGCGGCTTACAAACGGAAATCGTCTTTTAATAATGTCTAAATTCTTCGCAGGATTTCAAAATTTTGATATAATAGAAGTAACAAAAATAAAGGAAATTAAGTATTATGAACGCAATCACAGCTCACAGCTCACAGCTCACAGCTCACAGCTCACACTCACAGCTCACAGCTCACAGCTCACAGCTCACAGCTCACGCTGATTATGTAATCGGACGTGTTTTTTGTCAAGCATTAAAACAGGCATTTTCACATTTTTGTGAGAAGGCTTTTTATGTTGAGTTTTCTGAGTTATCTTTAGAGAGAAATGGAGAGCTACAATATGCCTAACCATTTCTCAAACGAAGTTGATGGACAACTCAAGTTTTATCAAGATTATCTACCTCTAGTTGATAAAACTTTGAAAATAGATGATATTTTAACGGATTATACAGATGGTATTGTAAATGGAAATCTGATCGAATTTAAAGTTGTTATAAATGATATTAACACTGTTCTATTCCAAGCCATCAAATATCTATCTGCTCGGAGAATCAAAGGAAAAGAAATCCCCAAAAACATTCTGCTTGTGTCGCTAACGAATAAAAAAATCTATGTTTTTGATAGTCAGGACTATTTAACACATATCGAAAAAGTATATTTTGGTGGTGCAAGTGTAAAAACCTCTGGTTTTTCTGCTGGTACTCCTCTTGAAGTTTTAGAATACGGTCAAAATCAACTACACGAAAGTCGTCTTATTAATTTACTACGTTCAAAGCAATATACAAAAATTAACATTGATGAAAACTGTATTGTTGGTTGGGCAGAACGTTTTTATCGTGAAAACAAAGGAGCTAAAAAGTCTGATTTTATTGGTGATCATACTGGTAAAGTTAAAATTATTGGTGAAATTCGGAAACCTGAGAAACTAAAAGAGTTTATCAATCCTTATATCGGTGAAACTAATGTTCAATTTCAATATTTGATGGATAAACTCAATGATACTTTGCAAAAGAAAAATTTAGGAGCTTTCTACACTCCTGAACTTTATGTTCAAAAGTCATTGGAGCTAGTCCGACAAGCTATTAAACGTGTTCCAGAAGGAAATGATTATATTATTTTGGATAGATGTGCCGGAACTGGAAACCTTGAGAAATTGATGAGCGACGAGGAATTAAGTCACTGTGTTCTTTCAACTATAGAATATTATGAATATAAAGTTCTGCTGGAATTGCTTGGAGATAAAGTCCGTCATATCATTCCACCAACTGAAAAAGAAGATACTTTTAATATGGGGTTAGTTCGAGGAGCAGATGCTCTTAGCGAGGAATATATCAATAATGAAATTATTCAACACTATATCAACGATCCAAAAGTAACAATTATTTTGTATGAAAATCCACCCTACGCAGATACACGCAGTATAGAGCATCAAAAAGCAAAAAAGACTTCATCATCATCACAATGGAAACAAAGTTATTTAATGAAACAGATGAAACAAGAAGTCAAGGGAATGGGTGTAAATGAGATGGGAAATATCTTTATTTGGAGTGGTTTCAAATATTATCTTCGTCAGCCTACTGACAGTTACATTATTTATAGCCCAATCAAATATTGGAAAGAAATTCATCTCATCGATAAAAAGTTTGAAAGAGGATTTGCTTTTAATCGAAAACATTTTCACACTAAAATTGATGCGTTAGTTTCTTGTATTCTTTGGTCAAATGTAGATGAAGAATTAAATAATATTACTCTTGAAGCATTCAATATAGTCAATAACGAAATCTTACAAGAAGAAGATTTAACCATCAATCGTATTTATAAGAAATATAGTAATGTGTATTACGACAAACGGAAATTTAGTGACGATAAATTATCTGATTTTGTATTGGGGTTAAATGGAGCAAAATTAATAGGCACGAATAAAATTACTTCTCAGACAATTATAAATAACAATCTAATTGGCTATTTGCGAGCTTCTGGAGTGAATTTTGACAATCCTGACTTGGCTTCTTCTTTACTAGTTGCTAGTCTATATAATGGTGCAGGGTATTTCCCATTAAGAAAAGACAATTTCCTAGAAAAGCTCCCAATGTTTGCCGCCAGTCGCTACATTACTTATAATCGTCACTGGACACAGCGTGCTAATATTATGAAATCTGCCGATGGCGTTGAACGTTTCAATAAAGCTGTATCAAGTAACAAGATTGAACAAGACTTATTGAAAATTCTTCTATTCACAACACTTGAAACGCAAAATCACATGAGAAGTTTATATGGTTCTGATGGACGATTCTACCGAAATGAGTTGTCATTGGATAACACTAATGGAGATACGCTAGCAACAGTTAACTTAGCAAAATTGAAACAAGGTTCTAAAGAGACTGCTTTATTTGAACAATGGGAAAAAGTCCTAACAGAAGCTAAGAAGACGGAAAATTATGATTCTAAATTAACGTATTCAGTTTATCAGATTATTGATGAGCTTAACACATCTGAAAAAGATGAAAATGATAAAACAATCTATAACTATCCCGAATTAAACGGACACTTGAATACATTGAAAACAATGGTAAAAGAATATTATAATTCTGAAATTGTGCCATTCCTATTTGAGTATGAATTTTTGAAATAAGCATGAAAAAGACGATTTCCGCTTGGAAGTCGCCTTTTTGATATTCTTGTAAGCACTATATATTGTGTCTAGTGTAAACTGATATATAGTTACCTAAAATATTTTAGCAAAAAACCAGCCTCAAACTGACTCTTTATTCTATGGTATCAAAAGCGAGACTTGGTTTGGCATTGAGGTCTAAGCTTGCAAAGTTTTCTTTGTTCCACTCGCTGACGCTGGCATAGGCAATCATACCTGCATTGTCTCCACAGAGACGCAGGGGTGGGATGATGACCTTGACATCTGTAATTTCAGCTGCCAAGCGTTCTCTAAGACCTTTATTGGCTGCCACGCCACCGGCCACGACTAGGGTTTTAACAGGATATTTTTCCAAAGCCTTCTTGGTTTTGGCCATAAGAATATCCATGACTGCTGCTTGGAAAGATGCTGACAGGTCTTCCTTGGACAAGCTCTCTCCCTTTTGCTCGGCATTGTGGTGAAGATTGATAAAGGCTGACTTCAAACCAGAGAATGAAAACTCTAGATTGTCCTCCTTAATCATGGCACGAGGGAAATCATAAAGATCCTGCCCCTGATGGGCCAGCTCGTCAATCTCGCGACCTGCTGGATAGGTCAACCCCATAACTCGACCGACTTTATCGTAAGCCTCACCAACCGCATCATCACGAGTTTCCCCAACAATCTTGTAATCCCCAGCCTCAGAAACATAGACTAACTCTGTGTGCCCACCACTGACCAAGAATGCCAACAAAGGAAACTCCAAAGGCTCCACACTCTGAGCCGCCATGAGGTGGCCAGCCATGTGGTTGACGGGGATAAGTGGCAGACCATGCGCCCAAGCAAAGGCCTTGGCAGCTGACAAACCAACTAGTAGAGCTCCAACCAAGCCTGGTCCATAAGTAACGGCAACGGCTGTCACGTCCTCTTCGGTAATTCCTGCTTCTGCCAGCGCCTCCTCGATACAGGCTGTAATGACCTCGACATGGTGACGACTAGCTACTTCTGGCACTACGCCCCCAAAACGTTTATGGCTCTCAATTTGACTAGCAATGACATTGGACAAGAGTTGCTCGTCGTTTTTTAAGACGGCGACACTGGTCTCGTCACAGGATGTTTCAAACGCTAAAATATATCTATCCTTCATCTACTTCTCTCTTCATGATAATGGCGTCCTCGACTGGGTCATGGTAATAGGCCTTTCGCTCAGCGATGACTGCCATCTTTTCTTTTTTGTAAAATGCTTGCGCTCGTTGGTTTGACTTTCTGACTTCGAGGAAAATTTCTTTATCTGTCGGCAATTGAGCAAACAAGGCTGACGCAATGCTCTGTCCTTGATAGGCTTTCTTTACAGCAATTTGCAGGACTTCTGCTTCAAAGAGATTCTCCTGAACAGCTAGAAATCCAATCACTTCTACCCCATCATAAGCCAGAGCATACCAAGTCTGACCTTGGGACAGGTCTTCTTGGATTTGTTCCAGCGTCCAAGGGCTGACTGGGTAAACAGCTGCCATGACAGCATAGATAGCTTGAGCCAAGTCAGGTCGCTGTTGGATTCGTTTGATCTCTATCATAGGCGTTTAATGTAGGACTCGCCAGACTCGGTGTGATTCTTGAGCCAGTTTTCCTCGGCTTCGACACGCTTGAGGTAATTTGGCACAAAGTCGTGCAAGGAGTCTGCTTCCTTATCCCAGGCCCAAAGAGCTAGATTGGCTGCATTTGGCAAGGTTTCTTGGTAGCTAGCTTGTGGCAGCTGTTCTTGGATCTGTTCCACAAAGGCTCCAACTTCTCCGACAAAGGTTACCTGTTCAGCATCCTTGACCTGCTCTAGCACTTCCTCAAAAGACAGGTGTGCTTCTGGAAAGACAGCCTTGGCATTTTCATAAAATCCTGCATAGACATTGTTACGGCGTGCATCCATGATAGGAACCACCAAGCCTTCTTGCTGACTTGGCACCAGAGCCAAGAGGCTGGACATGCCAACCAACTCGATGTTCAAAGTATGAGCCAAGGTTTTGGCTGTCGCTACCGCAATTCTCAGACCTGTGTAGCTGCCCGGTCCCTCTGCCACCACGATTCGATCCAAGTCCTTGGGTGTCAGGTCCAGACTCGACATCAAAAAATCGATGGCAGGCATAAGGGTGATGCTGTGATTCTTCTTAATATTAATCGTCGTCTCAGCAAGAACCTGCTTGTCCTCTAAAATGGCTAGAGAAAGAGCCTTGCTGGACGTATCAAAAGCTGCAATCTTCATGCTTATCCTCTATTTTTCCTCTTGCCGCCAAAGTGAGCGGCGTTTTAATTTGTCTTCGTAGAAACTATCTACCAAAAATTCCTCTAAAATCTGGCTAAAAGCCTCCAAATTAGGCACTTGCTGCGCCAAGTGTTTTCCAAAAATCGCTTCTTGCTCAGCAATCTTGGGCAGCAAATCCGCTCCAGCAGCAGTCAAGCTCAAGCGAGAACTGCGCTTGTCCTTGCTAGAAATTTCCTTCTTGACCAAGCCTTTTTTAATCAAAGCCTGCACCAAGCGACTAGGGCTTTTTTCCTCACAAATCAGGGATTCCCCCAAGCCCTTGAGAGACAGCGGAGCATGTTCGCCCAAAACGAGCAAGACCTCGCTTTGATTGGGCGTAATTCCCAAAGGCTCTAGCAACTTCCCATATTCTCTCGTCGCTAAGCTCTCTGCACTTCTAAACAAATAGCCAAATCGAATTCCTTCTGCTACCACGCTGCTCTCCTTTCAAAAATCACTTCTATACTATTTTACACTAGATTAGGTAAATTGTTGACAATTTTAGTTAAAAAATATAAAATCTTGAATAGATGACATATCATCTATTTGCAAAAGGAGGAAAAACGGATGACCCCAAACCCTACAAATCAAAAACCAGCTAGAACAATGACCCACGCTTTTGTGACTGGTGCGACCGGTCTTTTAGGAAATAATCTCGTGCGTGCTCTGCTAAAAGAAAACATTCAAGTGACCGCTCTCGTTCGCTCCGAGGAAAAAGCGCGCAAACAATTTGCCGACCTGCCTATCCAGATTGTCAAGGGGGATATTTTAGAGCCCGAAAGCTATCGTGACTATCTAGCAGGCTGCGACAGCCTCTTTCATACCGCTGCTTTTTTCCGCGATAATTATAAAGGCGGCAAGCACTGGCAGGAGCTCTACGACACTAATATTATAGGCACAAATAACCTCCTAGAAGCTGCTTATGAGGCTGGTATCCGCCAATTTGTCCATACTTCCTCCAGTGTCGTACTGGAAGGTGAGGCCAATCAGCTAATCGATGAAAGCATGTCTCGCTCAAAAGATACTCCTTTTGATTACTATCGCAGCAAGATTTTGAGTGAAGAGGCCGTTCGTGATTTCTTGGACAAGCATTCAGATGTTTTCGGTTGCTTTATCTTGCCGAGTGTAATGTTGGGTCCTAGAGACCTTGGTCCGACCTCCAGTGGGCAGCTGATTATCAATTTTGTAGAGCAAAAACTTCCAGGTATCTTAAAGGCTAGCTATAATATGGTGGATGCTAGAGATGTAGCAGATATTCATCTCCGCGCCATGAAATACGGACGCTCAAAGGAGCGCTATCTGGCAGTTGGACGGCAAGTGACCATGACAGAATTGTACCAAATACTGGAAAAAATCACTGGCGTTCCCGCCCCTAAGCGCAAGATCTCCCCTCTTTTCGCCAAAATCTATGCCCAAGCAAGTGAGCTCTACCACCGGCTCACCAAAAAACCAATTTTGGTTACCAATGAGCTCGCTCATCTCATGGCCGAAGAATATCTCAAAAGTAATTTTAGCTTTGCCAAAACCGAGAGCGAGCTAGGCGGACAGCATCGCCCTCTCGAAGAAAGCTTAGCTGACGTGGTAGATTGGTACCGCAAGCACGGCTATCTATCATAAGATTAAAAGTATCCAGGACAGGCATTTCAAAAATATGGAATCCGAATACTTTTAGACTAAATCACTCTTACATTTTCTTATCTCCACCTTTTACTATTCCCTTATTTTATGGTATAATCATTATAATTTTAACGAATCAGGATTAATCTACTACTCAGAATTAAATAAAAGAAAACAGCTAATCAGCTGTTGTTTTCTGCAGGTTAATCATGAAAATACGAAAGGAAATGTAATGATTTACAAAGTTTTTTATCAAGAAACAAAAGAACGTAGCCCACGTCGTGAAACAACACGCTCACTTTACCTAGACATCGATGCCAGCTCAGAACTTGAGGGCCGTATCGCTGCTCGCCAACTTGTCGAAGAAAACCGCCCAGAGTACAATATCGAATTTATCGAACTCTTGTCTGACAAATTGCTAGATTACGAAAAAGAAACTGGCGCTTTCGAAATCACGGAGTTCTAATATGGCCTATACTCTTAAACCTGAAGAAGTCGGCGTTTTTGCCATCGGTGGTCTGGGAGA contains:
- a CDS encoding branched-chain amino acid permease, with amino-acid sequence MVSKYLLLAVIFSGLVTWIPRMIPFILVKYKGLPAIVERFLKFLPVSIIFALILSSVVTGKVGSLPQIKWLDFLAVFPTAWIAFRYRNLVGTVLFGVVLIAVLRLVF
- a CDS encoding branched-chain amino acid permease, coding for MPTALGYVSIGLACGIIGAPYVTPVEMGLMSLFVYAGSAQFAMLALIAVQAPVAAIAMTVFLINLRLFLLSLHASTYFRHTSLWQNIGMSSLLTDETYGVLMGELAHTDKVHPMWMHGNNLNSYVAWFIGTVAGTALGGLLPNPEVFGLDFALVGMFIGIFTSQFQIMQRRVPVRNLLRILAVVAVSFFLLLTVVSQSLAVLFATLLGCTMGVVLDGQ
- a CDS encoding tRNA threonylcarbamoyladenosine biosynthesis protein Gcp, producing the protein MKDRYILAFETSCDETSVAVLKNDEQLLSNVIASQIESHKRFGGVVPEVASRHHVEVITACIEEALAEAGITEEDVTAVAVTYGPGLVGALLVGLSAAKAFAWAHGLPLIPVNHMAGHLMAAQSVEPLEFPLLAFLVSGGHTELVYVSEAGDYKIVGETRDDAVGEAYDKVGRVMGLTYPAGREIDELAHQGQDLYDFPRAMIKEDNLEFSFSGLKSAFINLHHNAEQKGESLSKEDLSASFQAAVMDILMAKTKKALEKYPVKTLVVAGGVAANKGLRERLAAEITDVKVIIPPLRLCGDNAGMIAYASVSEWNKENFASLDLNAKPSLAFDTIE
- a CDS encoding peptidase M22, which translates into the protein MKIAAFDTSSKALSLAILEDKQVLAETTINIKKNHSITLMPAIDFLMSSLDLTPKDLDRIVVAEGPGSYTGLRIAVATAKTLAHTLNIELVGMSSLLALVPSQQEGLVVPIMDARRNNVYAGFYENAKAVFPEAHLSFEEVLEQVKDAEQVTFVGEVGAFVEQIQEQLPQASYQETLPNAANLALWAWDKEADSLHDFVPNYLKRVEAEENWLKNHTESGESYIKRL
- a CDS encoding MarR family transcriptional regulator is translated as MVAEGIRFGYLFRSAESLATREYGKLLEPLGITPNQSEVLLVLGEHAPLSLKGLGESLICEEKSPSRLVQALIKKGLVKKEISSKDKRSSRLSLTAAGADLLPKIAEQEAIFGKHLAQQVPNLEAFSQILEEFLVDSFYEDKLKRRSLWRQEEK
- a CDS encoding oxidoreductase, with translation MTPNPTNQKPARTMTHAFVTGATGLLGNNLVRALLKENIQVTALVRSEEKARKQFADLPIQIVKGDILEPESYRDYLAGCDSLFHTAAFFRDNYKGGKHWQELYDTNIIGTNNLLEAAYEAGIRQFVHTSSSVVLEGEANQLIDESMSRSKDTPFDYYRSKILSEEAVRDFLDKHSDVFGCFILPSVMLGPRDLGPTSSGQLIINFVEQKLPGILKASYNMVDARDVADIHLRAMKYGRSKERYLAVGRQVTMTELYQILEKITGVPAPKRKISPLFAKIYAQASELYHRLTKKPILVTNELAHLMAEEYLKSNFSFAKTESELGGQHRPLEESLADVVDWYRKHGYLS
- a CDS encoding alanine acetyltransferase codes for the protein MIEIKRIQQRPDLAQAIYAVMAAVYPVSPWTLEQIQEDLSQGQTWYALAYDGVEVIGFLAVQENLFEAEVLQIAVKKAYQGQSIASALFAQLPTDKEIFLEVRKSNQRAQAFYKKEKMAVIAERKAYYHDPVEDAIIMKREVDEG